A single genomic interval of Mycolicibacterium sp. MU0053 harbors:
- the dapE gene encoding succinyl-diaminopimelate desuccinylase, with the protein MPDLRVDRLDLHADPVALTAALVDIPSESRDEARLADLVEAALRAQTDGFEVIRNGDAVLARTNRGLPSRVLLAGHLDTVPIADNLPSRIEDGRMYGCGTSDMKSGDAVFLHLAATVADPAHDLTLVFYDCEEIEAAANGLGRIERELPEWLRADVAILGEPTGGFIEAGCQGTLRVIVSATGTRAHSARSWMGDNAIHKLAAVLGRLAEYRPRNVDIDGCVYREGLSAVRIDGGVAGNVIPDAASVTVNFRFAPDRSPQQALDHVREVLDGLPVTLEQTDSAAGALPGLAQPAAAALVAAAGGQVRAKYGWTDVARFAALGIPALNYGPGDPNLAHRRDENVEIAQITAVTETLRAYLAR; encoded by the coding sequence CCCCGTTGCGCTGACGGCGGCCCTCGTCGACATCCCCAGCGAATCGCGCGACGAGGCGCGCCTCGCCGACCTGGTCGAGGCGGCGCTGCGCGCGCAGACCGACGGCTTCGAGGTCATCCGCAACGGCGATGCGGTGCTGGCCCGCACCAACCGCGGCCTGCCGAGCCGGGTGCTGCTGGCCGGGCACCTGGACACCGTCCCGATTGCCGACAACCTGCCCAGCCGCATCGAGGACGGCCGGATGTACGGCTGCGGCACCTCGGACATGAAATCCGGCGACGCGGTCTTCCTGCATCTGGCCGCCACCGTGGCCGACCCGGCGCACGACCTGACGCTGGTCTTCTACGACTGCGAGGAGATCGAGGCCGCCGCCAACGGGCTGGGCCGCATCGAACGCGAGCTGCCCGAGTGGCTGCGCGCCGATGTCGCGATCCTGGGCGAACCCACCGGCGGCTTCATCGAGGCGGGGTGTCAGGGCACGCTGCGTGTCATCGTCAGCGCCACCGGTACCCGCGCGCATTCGGCACGATCGTGGATGGGCGACAACGCGATTCACAAACTCGCCGCGGTGCTGGGCCGCCTGGCGGAGTACCGGCCCCGCAACGTCGACATCGACGGCTGCGTGTACCGCGAGGGGCTGTCGGCGGTGCGGATCGACGGGGGAGTCGCCGGCAACGTCATTCCCGATGCGGCGTCGGTGACGGTGAACTTCCGGTTTGCCCCGGACCGCTCCCCGCAGCAGGCCCTCGACCACGTCCGGGAGGTCCTCGACGGACTGCCGGTCACCCTCGAGCAGACCGACTCGGCCGCCGGGGCGCTGCCGGGGCTGGCGCAGCCCGCGGCCGCCGCACTCGTGGCCGCCGCCGGTGGGCAGGTCCGGGCGAAGTACGGCTGGACCGACGTGGCCCGTTTCGCCGCCCTGGGCATCCCGGCGCTCAACTACGGTCCCGGCGATCCGAACCTGGCGCACCGGCGCGACGAGAACGTCGAGATCGCCCAGATCACCGCCGTGACCGAAACGCTGCGGGCCTACCTGGCGCGCTGA
- a CDS encoding ATP-binding protein, whose product MSVQWSVPQHADALERLEAALTGVPGAVLTGPDGSGKSTLARQVAERYAAAHPDAVLRWVTATPTEQAVPFGAFSHLVDLADIGKPAALLRAARLSLRAAPADLLIVDDANQLDPLSATLTYQLALAGQTRMIVTARADTAAPTVRALWDDGLLSRVQIETSGATSDPAATAEFLAALPAPVREVLDHLSVQEPIPLADLTELTSADAVREAERLGAAEVLARGDTPMVFTAHPLFAAQALAALGDAGARRLRSRLLEPARRRARPHPSDRLRIAGLALGSDHPLSVDETVAAAGEALRLGDLSLAERLARSALARSARLDARLVLAHALAWQGRGRDADEVLSAVDSAALTDAELLAWALPRAANQFWMLGAPERATAFLNTARARLTAAADRVTLDALTATFAMNSGNPQRALQIAADVLAAPVADDTAVAWAASAASLSSARMGRLAEVDGYAQRAAGAEHPGLLRFTVGLALTSVLLMDDDADGAERIAQQYTDFAELQQPGRAIGEVLLAHVRLARGDFESAATLLGPAAATLDRTGYSWGPLSLMLSATALARLGELTEAAKALSRAESRHGTKSALFAPELGIARAWRLAAGRDEHGALAAARQAAGMAERSGQRAVAVRCWRDAVELGDARAVDPLRRLSTAVGCPLAEAALRAAEAQTAQRAR is encoded by the coding sequence GTGTCGGTGCAATGGAGCGTCCCGCAGCATGCCGACGCGCTCGAGCGCCTCGAAGCGGCGCTCACCGGGGTCCCGGGAGCGGTGCTGACCGGGCCCGACGGGAGCGGCAAGTCGACGCTGGCCCGCCAGGTCGCCGAACGGTACGCCGCCGCGCATCCCGACGCGGTGTTGCGGTGGGTGACCGCGACCCCGACCGAGCAAGCGGTGCCCTTCGGCGCGTTCAGTCACCTCGTCGACCTCGCCGACATCGGCAAGCCCGCGGCGTTGTTGCGGGCGGCGCGGCTGTCGTTGCGGGCCGCGCCCGCAGACCTGCTGATCGTCGACGACGCCAATCAACTCGATCCCCTGTCGGCGACCCTGACCTATCAGTTGGCGCTGGCGGGCCAAACCCGGATGATCGTCACCGCCCGGGCCGACACCGCCGCGCCGACGGTCCGCGCGCTCTGGGACGACGGGCTGCTGAGCCGGGTACAGATCGAAACATCAGGTGCCACCTCGGATCCCGCCGCGACCGCGGAGTTCTTGGCCGCGCTGCCCGCCCCGGTGCGGGAGGTGCTCGACCACCTCAGCGTGCAGGAGCCGATTCCGCTCGCGGACCTCACCGAACTGACGTCGGCCGATGCGGTGCGCGAAGCCGAACGCCTCGGCGCCGCCGAGGTCCTCGCGCGCGGCGACACCCCGATGGTGTTCACCGCCCACCCGCTGTTCGCCGCGCAGGCGCTGGCCGCACTCGGCGATGCCGGGGCTCGCCGGCTGCGCTCCCGGCTCCTCGAACCGGCCCGCCGCCGCGCCCGCCCGCATCCCAGCGACCGGCTGCGGATCGCGGGGCTGGCGCTGGGCAGCGACCATCCGTTGTCCGTCGACGAGACCGTCGCGGCCGCCGGCGAAGCGTTACGCCTCGGCGACCTGTCGTTGGCCGAGCGACTGGCGCGTTCGGCGCTGGCCCGCTCGGCCCGGCTGGATGCGCGGCTGGTGCTGGCGCACGCGTTGGCCTGGCAGGGCCGCGGCCGCGACGCCGATGAGGTGCTGTCCGCCGTGGATTCGGCCGCGTTGACCGACGCGGAGTTGCTGGCCTGGGCGCTGCCGCGGGCCGCCAACCAGTTCTGGATGCTCGGAGCGCCGGAACGCGCCACGGCGTTTCTCAACACCGCGCGCGCCCGCCTCACCGCTGCCGCCGACCGGGTGACGCTGGACGCGTTGACCGCCACCTTCGCCATGAACTCGGGTAACCCGCAGCGGGCCCTGCAGATCGCCGCCGACGTGCTGGCCGCGCCGGTGGCCGACGACACCGCGGTGGCCTGGGCGGCCAGTGCGGCGAGCCTGAGTTCGGCGCGGATGGGCCGACTGGCCGAGGTCGACGGGTACGCGCAGCGCGCGGCCGGCGCCGAGCATCCGGGCCTGCTGCGGTTCACCGTCGGTCTGGCATTGACCAGCGTGTTGCTGATGGACGACGACGCCGACGGCGCCGAACGAATTGCCCAGCAGTACACCGACTTCGCCGAGTTGCAGCAGCCCGGGCGCGCCATCGGCGAGGTCCTGCTGGCCCACGTCCGGCTCGCCCGCGGCGACTTCGAGTCCGCGGCGACGCTGTTGGGTCCGGCCGCGGCGACGCTGGACCGGACCGGCTACTCGTGGGGGCCGCTGTCCCTGATGTTGTCGGCGACCGCGTTGGCCCGGCTCGGGGAGCTCACCGAGGCCGCAAAGGCGTTGTCGCGGGCGGAATCCCGACACGGCACCAAGTCGGCGTTGTTCGCCCCCGAGTTGGGTATCGCGCGGGCCTGGCGGCTGGCCGCGGGCCGCGATGAGCACGGCGCCCTGGCCGCCGCGCGGCAGGCCGCCGGGATGGCCGAGCGGTCGGGCCAGCGGGCCGTGGCGGTGCGCTGCTGGCGCGACGCGGTGGAGTTGGGCGATGCCCGGGCCGTCGACCCGTTGCGGCGGCTGTCGACAGCGGTGGGCTGCCCGCTCGCCGAGGCGGCGCTGCGCGCGGCCGAGGCGCAGACCGCTCAGCGCGCCAGGTAG
- a CDS encoding TIGR00730 family Rossman fold protein yields MGEPVCRGRDRPKYPQRVQREWAVCVYCASGPRHPELLALATEVGRAIADRNWALVSGGGNVSAMGAVADGARSRGGRTIGVIPKALVHREVADVHADDLIVTDTMRQRKQVMEDRSDAFLTLPGGIGTMEEMFETWTAGSLGMHDKPVVVLDPDGHYDGLLSWLQGLVASGYVAQRSLDRLLVVRDVDAALDLCAPGPAPRPTAPD; encoded by the coding sequence ATGGGTGAGCCGGTCTGCCGAGGCCGTGATCGCCCCAAATACCCTCAGCGTGTGCAACGTGAATGGGCGGTGTGTGTGTACTGCGCGTCGGGACCGCGGCATCCGGAACTGCTGGCGCTGGCCACCGAGGTGGGCCGGGCGATCGCCGACCGCAACTGGGCGCTGGTCTCCGGTGGCGGCAACGTCTCGGCCATGGGAGCCGTCGCCGACGGGGCCCGGTCCCGCGGCGGTCGCACGATCGGGGTGATCCCCAAGGCCCTGGTGCACCGCGAGGTCGCCGACGTGCACGCCGACGATCTCATCGTCACCGACACCATGCGGCAGCGTAAGCAGGTCATGGAGGACCGCTCCGATGCCTTCCTCACGTTGCCCGGCGGCATCGGCACCATGGAGGAGATGTTCGAGACCTGGACCGCGGGTTCCCTAGGGATGCATGACAAGCCGGTGGTGGTGCTCGATCCCGACGGCCACTACGACGGCCTGCTGTCGTGGCTGCAGGGCCTGGTGGCGTCCGGCTACGTCGCGCAGCGGTCGCTGGATCGACTGTTGGTGGTCCGCGACGTCGACGCCGCGCTCGACCTTTGTGCCCCCGGGCCCGCCCCGCGGCCCACGGCCCCCGATTAG
- the fadD6 gene encoding long-chain-acyl-CoA synthetase FadD6 — protein sequence MAATDTRTSVGLLDIVSQVPGVLMDAPSILRGVSTGLLARPTSKTSIGKVFQERAKKHADNVFIKFGEQRLTYGQANDTVNRYAAVLAGRGVGHGDVVGIMQRNSPTAVLLMLATVKCGAVAGMLNYHQRGGVLKHSIGLLNATVLVSEDDLVEHITESEVELAPGVVVTNTDLEALAATAPTGNPRSASAVLAKDPAFYIFTSGTTGHPKASVMTHMRWLRALGIFGGLGLRLTSDDTLYSCLPLYHNNALTVAMSSVLNAGATLALGEKFSASRFWDEVIAYDATAFVYIGELCRYLLNQPVKPTDRAHKVRVVAGNGLRPEIWDEFTGRFGIDRVCEFYSASEANTAFINIFNVPKTTGVSFLPLAYVEYDADTGEPTRDESGRVRKVPAGEPGLLISPVNRLSPFDGYTDPKASEKKLIRDAFKEGDVWFNTGDVMNPQGMGHASFADRLGDTFRWKGENVATTEVEAALTADPQIEECTVFGVEVPRTGGRAGMAAVKVRDGAEFDGVELAETLYAKLPVYAIPLFIRVVDELEQTTTFKSRKVDLREQAYGEEVDDPIFVLAGRREGYIPFHDEYPEEVAAGQRPKG from the coding sequence ATGGCAGCCACCGATACCCGCACCTCTGTCGGCCTTCTCGACATCGTCAGCCAGGTGCCCGGCGTACTGATGGACGCGCCGTCGATCCTGCGAGGCGTGAGCACGGGCCTGCTGGCCCGCCCCACCTCGAAGACCTCGATCGGCAAGGTCTTCCAGGAGCGGGCCAAGAAGCACGCCGACAACGTCTTCATCAAGTTCGGTGAACAGCGACTGACGTACGGCCAGGCCAACGACACCGTCAACCGGTACGCCGCGGTCCTGGCCGGCCGCGGGGTCGGGCACGGCGACGTCGTCGGGATCATGCAGCGCAACTCGCCGACCGCGGTGTTGCTGATGCTGGCCACGGTCAAATGCGGCGCGGTGGCGGGCATGCTCAACTACCACCAGCGCGGCGGCGTACTGAAGCACAGCATCGGGCTGCTCAACGCGACGGTGCTGGTCTCCGAGGACGATCTCGTCGAGCACATCACCGAATCCGAGGTCGAACTCGCACCCGGTGTGGTGGTCACCAACACGGACCTCGAGGCCTTGGCGGCCACCGCGCCGACCGGCAATCCGCGGTCGGCCTCGGCGGTGCTGGCCAAGGATCCGGCGTTCTACATCTTCACCTCGGGCACCACCGGTCATCCGAAGGCCAGCGTCATGACGCACATGCGCTGGCTGCGCGCGCTGGGCATCTTCGGCGGTCTCGGGCTGCGGCTCACCAGCGATGACACCCTCTACAGCTGCCTGCCGCTGTACCACAACAACGCGTTGACGGTCGCGATGTCCTCGGTGCTCAATGCGGGTGCGACGCTGGCGCTGGGCGAGAAGTTCTCCGCGTCGCGGTTCTGGGACGAGGTCATCGCGTATGACGCGACCGCCTTCGTCTACATCGGTGAACTGTGCCGCTATCTGCTCAATCAGCCAGTCAAGCCCACCGACCGGGCGCACAAGGTGCGGGTGGTGGCCGGCAACGGTTTGCGCCCTGAGATCTGGGACGAGTTCACCGGGCGGTTCGGCATTGACCGGGTGTGCGAGTTCTACTCCGCGAGCGAGGCCAACACCGCATTCATCAACATCTTCAACGTGCCCAAGACCACCGGCGTCTCGTTCCTGCCGCTGGCCTACGTCGAATACGACGCCGATACCGGCGAGCCCACCCGCGACGAGTCCGGCCGGGTGCGCAAGGTGCCGGCGGGGGAGCCGGGCCTGCTGATCAGCCCGGTCAACCGGCTCTCGCCTTTCGACGGCTACACCGATCCGAAGGCCAGCGAAAAGAAGCTCATCCGGGACGCCTTCAAGGAGGGCGACGTCTGGTTCAACACCGGTGACGTGATGAATCCGCAGGGTATGGGTCACGCCTCGTTCGCCGACCGGCTCGGCGACACCTTCCGGTGGAAGGGCGAGAACGTCGCGACCACCGAGGTCGAGGCGGCCCTGACCGCCGATCCGCAGATCGAGGAATGCACGGTCTTCGGGGTCGAGGTGCCGCGCACCGGCGGGCGCGCGGGCATGGCCGCGGTCAAGGTCCGCGACGGCGCCGAGTTCGACGGCGTGGAGCTGGCCGAGACGCTGTACGCGAAGCTGCCGGTGTACGCGATCCCGCTGTTCATCCGGGTGGTCGACGAACTCGAGCAGACCACGACGTTCAAGAGCCGCAAGGTCGACCTGCGCGAACAGGCCTACGGCGAGGAGGTCGACGACCCGATCTTCGTGCTGGCGGGCCGCCGCGAGGGGTACATCCCGTTCCACGACGAGTACCCGGAAGAGGTCGCGGCCGGGCAGCGTCCGAAGGGCTGA
- the folP gene encoding dihydropteroate synthase: MYSTFLGKPVAGDRALIMAIVNRTPDSFYDRGATFTDEAAKSAVHQVIEAGADVIDIGGVKAGPGQVVDADEEIARVVPFIEWLRDAYPEQLISVDTWRASVAKLACAAGADLINDTWAGADPGLPEVAAEFGAGLVCSHTGGAMPRTRPFRVSYGTTTDGVVADVIREVTAAAERAVSAGVDRDAILIDPTHDFGKNTHHSLSLLRHLKELVNTGWPVLMALSNKDFIGETLGVGLTERLEGTLAATALAAADGARMFRVHEVGPTRRVLEMVASIEGLRQPTRTVRGLA, from the coding sequence GTGTACTCGACGTTCCTGGGCAAGCCCGTCGCGGGCGATCGCGCGCTGATCATGGCGATCGTCAACCGCACCCCGGACTCCTTCTACGACCGCGGCGCCACGTTCACCGACGAGGCCGCGAAGTCGGCGGTACACCAGGTCATCGAAGCGGGCGCCGACGTCATCGACATCGGTGGGGTCAAGGCCGGCCCCGGCCAGGTGGTCGATGCGGACGAGGAGATCGCCCGCGTGGTGCCGTTCATCGAGTGGCTCCGGGACGCCTATCCGGAGCAGCTGATCAGCGTGGACACCTGGCGCGCGTCGGTCGCCAAGCTGGCGTGTGCCGCCGGCGCGGACCTGATCAACGACACCTGGGCGGGCGCAGATCCGGGCCTGCCGGAGGTGGCCGCCGAGTTCGGCGCCGGCCTGGTCTGTTCGCACACCGGCGGGGCCATGCCGCGCACCCGACCGTTCCGGGTCAGCTACGGCACCACCACCGACGGCGTCGTCGCCGACGTCATCCGGGAGGTCACCGCGGCCGCCGAACGCGCCGTCTCCGCCGGGGTCGACCGGGACGCGATTCTGATCGATCCGACCCATGATTTCGGTAAGAACACTCACCACAGTCTTAGTTTGTTGCGCCACCTGAAAGAGCTTGTAAACACTGGATGGCCTGTCCTGATGGCGCTGAGCAACAAGGATTTTATCGGGGAGACTCTTGGTGTGGGTCTGACCGAACGTCTGGAAGGCACGCTGGCGGCCACCGCTCTGGCGGCGGCCGACGGCGCGCGGATGTTCCGGGTACACGAGGTCGGCCCCACTCGGCGCGTACTGGAGATGGTCGCGTCGATCGAAGGCCTGCGTCAGCCGACGCGCACGGTGAGGGGACTGGCATGA
- a CDS encoding glucosyl-3-phosphoglycerate synthase: MTTTPELSTKSTLPGDTWLSDHSWSRPSWTLAELEAAKRGRTISVVLPALNEEETVASVIDSISPMLGGLVDELIVLDSGSTDDTEIRAIAAGARVVSREQALPEVPPQPGKGEVLWRSLAATSGDIVVFVDSDLIDPDPMFVPRLVGPTLLADGIHLVKGFYRRPLKVSGGEDTNGGGRVTELVARPLLAALRPELGCLLQPLGGEYAATRELLTSLPFAPGYGVEIGLLVDTYDKLGLDAIAQVNLGVRAHRNRPLTELGVMSRQVIATLLTRCGVPDSGVGLTQFFADGDGFTPRTTTVSLQDRPPMSTLR; this comes from the coding sequence ATGACGACGACACCGGAGCTGTCCACCAAGAGCACATTGCCCGGCGATACCTGGCTTTCCGACCACAGTTGGAGCCGTCCGTCGTGGACGCTCGCCGAGTTGGAGGCCGCCAAGCGGGGCCGCACCATTTCCGTGGTGCTGCCCGCGCTCAATGAGGAGGAGACCGTCGCCTCGGTCATCGACAGCATCTCGCCGATGCTGGGCGGACTCGTCGACGAGTTGATCGTGCTGGACTCGGGTTCCACCGACGACACCGAGATCCGGGCCATCGCCGCGGGGGCGCGCGTCGTCAGCCGCGAGCAGGCCCTGCCGGAGGTGCCGCCGCAGCCCGGCAAGGGGGAAGTGCTGTGGCGCTCGCTCGCGGCCACCAGCGGCGACATCGTGGTGTTCGTCGACTCCGACCTGATCGATCCCGATCCGATGTTCGTGCCGCGACTGGTCGGCCCGACCTTGCTCGCCGACGGCATCCATCTGGTCAAGGGCTTCTACCGGCGCCCGCTGAAGGTCAGCGGCGGTGAGGACACCAACGGTGGCGGGCGCGTCACCGAGTTGGTGGCCCGGCCGCTGCTGGCCGCGCTGCGCCCGGAACTGGGGTGCCTGCTGCAACCGCTGGGCGGCGAATACGCGGCCACCCGCGAGCTACTCACCTCGTTGCCGTTTGCGCCGGGTTACGGCGTGGAGATCGGCCTGCTCGTCGACACCTACGACAAGCTAGGTCTCGATGCCATTGCACAGGTCAACCTCGGGGTACGCGCACACCGCAACCGCCCGCTGACCGAGCTGGGCGTGATGAGCCGGCAGGTCATCGCGACGCTGCTGACGCGTTGCGGCGTGCCGGATTCCGGTGTCGGGCTCACCCAGTTCTTCGCCGACGGCGACGGCTTCACACCGCGGACGACCACGGTGTCGCTGCAGGACCGCCCCCCGATGAGCACCCTGCGCTGA
- a CDS encoding DivIVA domain-containing protein: protein MTLVLLYLVVLVLVAIVLFGVASVIFGRGEQLPPLPRGTTATVLPASGVTGADVEDVKFAQTLRGYKTSEVDWVLERLGAELDSLRGELALLRGVHEQGVEDRRAATAAEPADADAQSSQDAR, encoded by the coding sequence GTGACCCTGGTTCTGCTCTATCTCGTGGTCCTCGTTTTGGTGGCCATCGTGCTGTTCGGCGTGGCGAGCGTGATCTTCGGGCGTGGTGAGCAGCTGCCGCCGTTGCCGCGGGGGACGACGGCCACCGTGTTGCCGGCCTCGGGCGTGACCGGTGCCGACGTGGAGGACGTGAAGTTCGCGCAAACCCTGCGCGGGTACAAGACCAGCGAGGTCGACTGGGTTCTGGAGCGGCTCGGCGCCGAACTCGACTCGCTCCGTGGCGAACTCGCGCTGCTGCGCGGCGTCCACGAGCAAGGCGTCGAAGACCGTCGGGCGGCCACCGCGGCCGAGCCCGCGGACGCCGACGCGCAGAGCAGCCAGGACGCCCGGTGA
- a CDS encoding DNA-3-methyladenine glycosylase I, translating into MSAAADDLVRCGWVEAVRGAHAQLYRDYHDQEWGRPLRGTVALFERMTLEAFQSGLSWLTILRKRDNFRAAFDGFDVAKVACYGDPEVQRLMADAGIVRNRAKIDATISNARAIAELDGDLTELLWSFAPVPRPRPVDLSEVPATSPESTAMAKELKRRGFRFVGPTTAYALMQATGMVDDHVADCWVPAAERA; encoded by the coding sequence GTGAGCGCGGCCGCCGACGACCTCGTCCGGTGCGGATGGGTCGAAGCGGTCCGCGGGGCCCACGCTCAGCTCTACCGCGACTACCACGATCAGGAGTGGGGCCGGCCGTTGCGGGGCACGGTGGCGCTTTTCGAGCGGATGACCCTCGAGGCGTTCCAGAGCGGCCTGTCGTGGTTGACCATCTTGCGAAAACGCGACAACTTCCGGGCGGCTTTCGACGGGTTCGACGTTGCCAAGGTCGCCTGCTACGGCGACCCGGAGGTGCAGCGGCTGATGGCCGATGCGGGGATCGTGCGCAACCGCGCCAAGATCGACGCGACGATCAGCAACGCCCGCGCGATCGCGGAGCTCGACGGCGACCTGACCGAGCTGCTGTGGTCGTTTGCGCCCGTACCCCGGCCCCGGCCGGTGGACCTGTCCGAGGTGCCGGCGACGTCGCCGGAGTCCACCGCGATGGCCAAGGAGCTCAAGCGGCGCGGCTTCCGCTTCGTGGGCCCTACCACTGCTTATGCCCTGATGCAGGCCACCGGGATGGTCGATGACCACGTCGCGGACTGTTGGGTTCCTGCAGCTGAACGCGCTTAA
- a CDS encoding DUF3117 domain-containing protein has translation MAAMKPRTGDGPLEATKEGRGIVMRVPLEGGGRLVVELTPDEAAALGDELKNVTS, from the coding sequence ATGGCGGCCATGAAGCCCCGGACTGGAGACGGTCCTCTGGAAGCAACCAAGGAGGGGCGCGGCATCGTGATGCGGGTACCACTTGAGGGAGGTGGCCGCCTCGTGGTGGAGTTGACGCCCGATGAGGCGGCAGCCTTGGGCGACGAACTGAAGAACGTCACCAGCTGA
- the glgA gene encoding glycogen synthase translates to MRVAMMTREYPPEVYGGAGVHVTELVAQLRLLCDVDVHCMGVPRAEATVAQPDPALHDANPALSTLSADLVMAHHAAGAAVVHSHTWYTGMAGHLAALLHGLPHVVTAHSLEPLRPWKAEQLGGGYRVSSWVERTALEAAAAVIAVSSRMREDVLRVYPALDPARVHVVRNGIDTDVWHPTVPAEASVLIELGVDLSRPVVAFVGRITRQKGVAHLIAAAHQFAPEVQLVLCAGAPDTPEIAAEVTAAVQELAAVRSGVFWVREMLPIADIRDILSAAAVFVCSSVYEPLGIVNLEALACATPVVASDVGGIPEVVDDGSTGVLVHYDPEDPRAFESGLAAAVNGLVADPDRAAAYGRAGRRRCIDEFSWARVAEQTLEIYRKVSS, encoded by the coding sequence GCATGGGGGTGCCGCGGGCCGAGGCCACGGTGGCCCAACCCGATCCGGCGCTGCACGACGCGAACCCGGCCCTGTCGACGCTGTCGGCCGATCTGGTGATGGCACACCACGCGGCCGGCGCCGCCGTCGTGCACTCGCACACCTGGTACACCGGCATGGCCGGCCACCTGGCGGCGCTGTTGCACGGCCTGCCGCATGTCGTCACGGCGCATTCGCTGGAGCCGTTGCGGCCATGGAAGGCCGAACAACTCGGCGGCGGTTACCGGGTCTCGTCGTGGGTGGAACGCACCGCGCTGGAGGCCGCCGCGGCGGTCATCGCGGTCAGCTCCAGGATGCGCGAGGACGTGCTGCGGGTGTACCCGGCGCTGGATCCCGCGCGTGTGCACGTGGTCCGAAACGGCATCGACACCGATGTCTGGCATCCGACCGTCCCGGCCGAGGCCTCGGTGCTGATCGAATTGGGCGTGGACCTGTCCCGACCGGTGGTGGCGTTCGTCGGACGCATCACCCGGCAAAAGGGCGTCGCGCACCTGATCGCCGCGGCCCACCAGTTCGCGCCCGAGGTGCAGTTGGTGTTGTGCGCGGGCGCCCCGGACACCCCCGAGATCGCCGCCGAGGTGACGGCCGCGGTGCAGGAGCTTGCGGCCGTCCGCTCCGGCGTGTTCTGGGTGCGGGAAATGCTGCCGATCGCCGACATCCGCGACATTCTCTCCGCGGCAGCCGTATTCGTGTGCTCGTCGGTGTACGAGCCGCTCGGCATCGTCAACCTCGAAGCGCTGGCGTGCGCCACCCCGGTGGTCGCCTCCGACGTCGGCGGCATCCCGGAGGTCGTCGACGACGGGAGCACCGGAGTCCTGGTGCACTACGACCCCGAGGATCCGCGCGCTTTCGAGTCCGGGCTGGCGGCCGCGGTGAACGGATTGGTCGCCGACCCGGACCGGGCCGCGGCCTACGGTCGGGCCGGCCGGCGGCGTTGCATCGACGAATTCTCCTGGGCGCGTGTTGCCGAGCAAACGCTGGAGATCTACCGCAAGGTGTCGAGTTAG